In one Deinococcus humi genomic region, the following are encoded:
- a CDS encoding S41 family peptidase: MQLQTGDGTLPDGRLYQDVVQDLIAELGAAGAERWIIDLRLNEGGNMYPMLAGSELQSAAISVRIPLCSAF, translated from the coding sequence GTGCAGCTTCAGACTGGTGATGGGACCCTCCCGGACGGACGACTTTATCAGGACGTGGTTCAGGATCTGATCGCCGAACTGGGTGCGGCTGGCGCAGAGCGGTGGATCATTGATCTGCGTCTGAACGAGGGTGGGAACATGTATCCCATGCTGGCCGGCTCCGAGCTGCAGTCAGCTGCGATTTCTGTCAGGATCCCTCTATGCAGCGCATTCTGA